The following are encoded together in the Triticum dicoccoides isolate Atlit2015 ecotype Zavitan chromosome 6B, WEW_v2.0, whole genome shotgun sequence genome:
- the LOC119321369 gene encoding putrescine hydroxycinnamoyltransferase 1-like, with amino-acid sequence MVEEVKVVECCMVTPSEETPRCRLWLSPLDLMMVNRGHTPIVYFYRSASVSDDGFFEVARLKAAMAKALVPFCPLAGRLGVDGDGRPEIDCTGQGARFMVARSELAAADFSARQPSPEPRRLFVPRDIDDVILAVQVTFFKCGGVALGTALHHVAIDALSAFHFFQTWSAFSRDEAGDGAGAAATALELPCHDRTLLRARSPPRVVNPDALSVFLPLKNDPNIPVPEPSGPAVNEIFVLSNDQVTALKRACGGASTFCVLFAHVWRCLCAARRLPTDAETRFSFPANFRRSLRPSLPARYFGNGIIMVGTACKVRDVVATDGSKDQAPLASVAGRIRDVVRGLDDELVRSSIDYLETAPTMPAACSMPATELTKHWIIKNDDLKDKELQELGSETFGKMMDSDASSGEEYGPMGLDQRIQDEFFNSSDSNEEVDMIMLMSMQEEMDREWRHTTTTSSSQGIAAANSVKQKCTAALRMLALGTIADVTGEMVRMRESMCLKTTVKFACAVLEVFGPEYLREPNVEDTEKLLAIGEAMGFPEMLGSINCMHWQWKNCPKGLRGMYQGHTREATIILKVAASQDLWIWHAFFEMPGSHIDINVLQRSPVFRRLCNGESTSCNYTVNGRDYNMGYYLANGIYPQ; translated from the exons ATGGTGGAGGAGGTGAAGGTGGTGGAGTGCTGCATGGTGACGCCCAGCGAGGAGACGCCCAGGTGCAGACTCTGGCTCTCCCCGCTTGACCTCATGATGGTCAACAGGGGCCACACCCCGATAGTCTACTTCTACCGCTCCGCCTCAGTCTCCGACGACGGCTTCTTCGAGGTGGCCAGGCTGAAGGCCGCGATGGCCAAGGCCCTGGTCCCGTTCTGCCCTCTCGCCGGCCGTCTGGGCGTTGATGGTGATGGCCGGCCAGAGATCGACTGCACTGGACAAGGTGCGCGCTTCATGGTTGCTCGCTCAGAACTCGCCGCCGCCGACTTCAGCGCTCGCCAGCCGTCGCCTGAGCCGAGGAGGCTCTTCGTCCCCAGGGACATCGACGATGTCATACTCGCCGTCCAGGTGACCTTCTTCAAGTGCGGTGGGGTGGCCCTAGGCACCGCGCTGCACCACGTCGCCATCGACGCCCTAAGCGCGTTCCACTTCTTCCAGACGTGGTCCGCCTTCTCCAGAGACGAGGCCGGCGACGGCGCTGGAGCAGCCGCGACAGCGCTGGAGCTGCCATGCCACGACCGTACCCTCCTTCGCGCACGCTCCCCGCCACGCGTCGTCAACCCCGACGCTCTCTCCGTGTTCTTGCCCCTCAAAAACGACCCAAACATACCCGTGCCGGAGCCATCTGGGCCTGCCGTCAACGAGATTTTTGTTCTGTCCAACGACCAGGTCACCGCTCTGAAGCGTGCCTGCGGTGGCGCGAGCACGTTCTGCGTGTTGTT CGCCCACGTGTGGCGCTGCCTGTGCGCCGCTCGGCGGCtaccgacggacgccgagacgcggTTCAGCTTCCCGGCTAACTTCCGGCGCAGCCTAAGGCCGTCGCTCCCGGCACGCTACTTCGGCAACGGGATAATCATGGTGGGCACCGCCTGCAAGGTGCGGGACGTCGTCGCCACGGACGGCTCGAAGGACCAGGCGCCGCTGGCCTCCGTCGCCGGACGGATCAGGGACGTCGTCCGCGGGCTGGACGACGAGCTGGTGCGCTCCTCGATTGACTACCTGGAGACGGCGCCAACTATGCCTGCGGCGTGCAGCATGCCGGCGACGGAGCTGACTAAACATTGG ATTATAAAGAATGATGACCTCAAAGACAAAGAGCTTCAAGAACTCGGTTCTGAAACTTTTG GTAAAATGATGGATTCCGATGCTTCGTCGGGCGAGGAGTATGGACCAATGGGGCTTGACCAAAGGATTCAAGATGAGTTCTTCAATTCGTCAGATTCGAATGAAGAAGTGGACATGATTatgctcatgagcatgcaagaggaaatggaccG GGAGTGGAGGCACACGACGACTACTTCAAGCTCACAAGGGATTGCTGCGGCAAACTCGGTCAAGCAGAAGTGCACGGCTGCTCtgaggatgcttgcacttggtactATCGCAGATGTCACTGGTGAGATGGTCAGGATGCGGGAGAGCATGTGCCTGAAAACTACTGTCAAATTTGCCTGCGCCGTGCTGGAGGTGTTTGGACCTGAGtatctcagagaaccaaatgtggaGGACACAGAGAAGTTGTTGGCTATTGGAGAGGCAATGGGGTTCCCAGAAATGCTCGGATCAATTAattgcatgcattggcaatggaagaaTTGTCCTAAAGGTCTACGGGGAATGTATCAAGGTCACACCAGAGAGGCCACCATCATACTAAAAGTGGCGGCATCACAAGActtatggatttggcatgctttctttgaaATGCCGGGTTCTCACATtgacatcaacgtgcttcaacgaTCTCCGGTGTTCAGGAGGCTTTGCAATGGGGAATCAACGTCGTGCAACTACACCGTCAACGGCCGAGACTACAACATGGGGTACTATCTTGCcaatggtatctatcctcagtga